The Leisingera daeponensis DSM 23529 genome includes the window CTTGTGCTTGGAGATGGTGCAGATCATGTAAAGGCCTGCCGCCTTGGCGTGTACCGGGATGGTCTCGGGGCTGGGCCGCTTCCACTCCGCGATATCGAGCTTGGCGCCTTGCATCTTGGCATCGCCGTAATAGGCGCCCCAGCCCCAGACCGCGATGGCCATCCGCACCGGATTGCGGGCCGAGGCGACCCCCATATCCTCACCCGAGCCGCGCCAGACCAGCGCCCGGACGTAGGCGTCCTGCAGACCGGAGGCCTTGAGGGTCTCTTCCTTGGCCGCCTCGATCTGGTCGACGGTATAGGGCATCGGCATGTCCAGCGCTTCGGCGGAGGCAATCAGGCGCTCGGAATGCTCGCGGCTCTTGAAGATCTTGCCGTTATAGGCGCGTTCGCCCTCGAACACAGAAGACGCGTAATGCATCGCATGGGTCAGGATATGCACCTTCGCATCCCGCCAGTCGACCAGCTCCCCATCCATCCAGATCACACCGTCGCGGTCGTCATAACCAGCCATGCCGCACCCTCCTGAAACTTAGCGGTGATTTTCAATAATTGCGCAACCTGCGGCCAGATAGGACACAATATTGCGTCAAAGCTGGGATTCGATACATCTTCGCTCTTGGAATGTCAACAACACTGACATAAACTGACCGGCAAGACAAACGAGGGGGCACCGAATGCCTGAAGGCCGGACAGGGCAGGGTTACAGCGGCGAAAGCCTGCTGTTTCTGACAGACGAGCAGCTGCGCCAGGGGATCGAGGCGATGTTCTTTGCCTACCGCGGCTTTACCGCCGATCCGGA containing:
- a CDS encoding branched-chain amino acid aminotransferase, with the protein product MAGYDDRDGVIWMDGELVDWRDAKVHILTHAMHYASSVFEGERAYNGKIFKSREHSERLIASAEALDMPMPYTVDQIEAAKEETLKASGLQDAYVRALVWRGSGEDMGVASARNPVRMAIAVWGWGAYYGDAKMQGAKLDIAEWKRPSPETIPVHAKAAGLYMICTISKHKAEAKGCSDALFMDYRGYVAEATGANIFFVKDGEVHTPLPDCFLNGLTRQTVIQMLKDKGVTVHERHIMPEEMEGFEQCWLTGTAAEVTPVGEIGPYKFEVGALTREIAEDYEKLVRA